Within the Syntrophorhabdales bacterium genome, the region GATCACACGAGTCTCGTCACATCCTCAGCGATCTTCGGGTAATCGGTCAGCATCTTCACATCATGGCCGGGAAATATAAGGTCGACGTTCGAGACTTTGGACTTCAGTTTGTCGTAGCTCTTCATCCACGCAATGATGTCTGTGATGAAACAACTGGGTATGTCGTCCGTGAAGCTGCGGGCGATATGGGCGCAGTCCGAGGCGACTATAGCCGAGCCCTTCTCCGTGTTGACCGCCACCGCCTGGAGACCTGTGGTGTGGCCCGGGGCCAGGAGTAGCTCTATCCCGGGTGCGATCTTCATGTCTCCGTCAACAATGACGAGGCGGTCGGACTCCGCCATAGAAGCAATCTTCCGGTTGGCCCTGGCATCCGTGATGCCTCGGAAAGGCGCTCTCTTCGCTACCGGGTCCTTGGTCCAGAAATCGAGTTCCATCTTCTGAAGATAGAACTTGGCTTTCGGAAAGGCATCGGGGAACATCTCTATTCCACCGGCGTGATCGAAGTGGACGTGGGTAATGATGACCTTTTTCACATTCGTG harbors:
- a CDS encoding N-acyl homoserine lactonase family protein, which gives rise to MVCGLRKGPSETDAARPAPVYEVYALKYAGPFSSSLAMVLWNEGWNETIERNYYIWVIKGKNENIIVDTGTGITEAKKRKLKEYVNPVDVLTRIGVNGTNVKKVIITHVHFDHAGGIEMFPDAFPKAKFYLQKMELDFWTKDPVAKRAPFRGITDARANRKIASMAESDRLVIVDGDMKIAPGIELLLAPGHTTGLQAVAVNTEKGSAIVASDCAHIARSFTDDIPSCFITDIIAWMKSYDKLKSKVSNVDLIFPGHDVKMLTDYPKIAEDVTRLV